A stretch of DNA from Bactrocera neohumeralis isolate Rockhampton chromosome 6, APGP_CSIRO_Bneo_wtdbg2-racon-allhic-juicebox.fasta_v2, whole genome shotgun sequence:
taaaaagaaAATAGTGTACAATGCTgaagacatacatataagtgGATTGTGCCTAGTTGGTGAAGTGCGTCAGATTTGCCTACAAAAACGTAAATGCAAAATTTCGCTTTgttttgattataattttacACCGCAAACAGCTGTTAAGAAAAGCTTACGGCTGGAGATTTCCAGCGAATGGAAAGTTGGTGTTGTTAGTAGTGTGAAACTTGGTGAGAACGTTAGCTTGTGGCTATGTGTTgtcacaatttaaaaataacttacaaGTACACGTGGACCAATGCTAACAAGGAAATTAAACTTTTCTCTTCACTAGTTAAAGAATTTATGTTTAGGTTGATGTGAAATCATTCAcgattaaaataatcaaaaatgagCTTTTTGGAAGTTATTACAGCCACTCACAAACAGATGGCGCTGCGAACTGTGCAAGCTCGCAGCAAAATTTAGATTTCCTTTTTAAATGCATTTCCTTAGAGCACATTTATTGAAACAATTCACTTTCAGACGTGCGTCCAGTGCAAAATAAGCTGTATACACCAACGGCCAATGGCTGTGGTTCCCTTGGTCTGCACATCAACACCGAATACTTGCCCGCGGTCGAAATGGAGAACTGCTGCAATGAGCACGACATATGCTATGACACTTGTAATAGCAACAAAGATCTTTGCGATTTGGATTTCAAGCGTTGCCTCTACAAATACTGCGAAACCATTGATAAATCGATTGGCAGTGAATATCTTATAACCGGCTGTAAGGCAGCAGCTAAGGTGCTATTCACCGGCACGTTAACGCTGGGCTGCAAGTCGTATTTGGACTCGCAGAAACGTTCCTGCTACTGTGCGCCACCGAAGCAATCTAAGGAGGAAGAGCGACGTAGTCGTAACGGTTATAAAAACGGCAACGGCGATAAATACAAGCAGGGCAAAAAGCAGAAATATGGTTGGAAGGATGCGGGCGACATTTAGTGTGAATTATCTTATTAATAATCGCATTAAGTTATATGTTTTCTTGTTAATTGTCGAACGCACAGTTTATACAACATTCATGTATTATATGTAATTTGTGGATATGTATGGATATTCACAGCAATATTATTTAATAGTATTTTGAATGTTGCATCCCTAGCCAAATGCAGTTTTTA
This window harbors:
- the LOC126761508 gene encoding group XIIA secretory phospholipase A2; this encodes MHFPYMKIAIYVLTFLTYAYSGYGSSTLVHLRDAIIAAEAIFGDVFKNLVTVVKKFRTVHEVFDAAVDENCIYKCLGADGQPTDVRPVQNKLYTPTANGCGSLGLHINTEYLPAVEMENCCNEHDICYDTCNSNKDLCDLDFKRCLYKYCETIDKSIGSEYLITGCKAAAKVLFTGTLTLGCKSYLDSQKRSCYCAPPKQSKEEERRSRNGYKNGNGDKYKQGKKQKYGWKDAGDI